One window of Erwinia aphidicola genomic DNA carries:
- the epmB gene encoding EF-P beta-lysylation protein EpmB, with product MAHIVTLNPPVREDWLHQLADVITDPDELLQLLALQHHPELVSGHDARRLFALRVPRAFAARMRKGDPQDPLLLQVITSKQEFVDAPGYSTDPLDEQSSVVPGLLHKYRNRALLLVKGGCAVNCRYCFRRHFPYSDNQGNKRNWQQALEYIRQQPELDEIIFSGGDPLMAKDHELNWLIGELEQIPHLKRLRIHSRLPVVIPKRITEALCQRLAQSRLQTLMVTHINHAQEIDDDLRHGMRMLKRAGVTLLNQSVLLRGVNDNAPALAQLSNALFDAGILPYYLHVLDKVQGAAHFYVSDDEARAIMRQLLSMVSGYMVPKLAREIGGEPSKTPLDLQLRQE from the coding sequence ATGGCACACATTGTAACCCTAAATCCCCCTGTGCGAGAAGATTGGTTGCATCAACTTGCTGATGTAATCACTGATCCGGATGAATTACTGCAACTTTTAGCGTTGCAACATCACCCTGAACTGGTTTCAGGCCATGACGCACGGCGTCTTTTCGCCCTGCGCGTCCCGCGCGCCTTTGCGGCACGTATGCGCAAAGGCGATCCGCAGGATCCGCTGCTGCTGCAGGTGATCACCTCAAAGCAGGAGTTTGTCGATGCACCGGGCTACAGTACCGATCCGCTCGATGAGCAGAGCAGCGTGGTGCCGGGTCTGTTACATAAATATCGTAATCGTGCGCTGTTGCTGGTCAAAGGCGGCTGCGCCGTCAATTGCCGTTACTGCTTCCGCCGCCATTTTCCTTACTCGGACAACCAGGGCAACAAACGCAACTGGCAGCAGGCCCTGGAGTATATCCGACAACAGCCAGAACTGGATGAGATTATTTTCTCCGGCGGCGATCCGCTGATGGCGAAGGATCATGAACTGAACTGGCTGATCGGCGAACTGGAGCAGATCCCGCATCTGAAGCGCCTGCGCATTCACAGCCGCCTGCCGGTGGTGATCCCGAAACGCATCACCGAAGCGCTGTGCCAGCGGCTGGCGCAGTCGCGTCTGCAAACGCTGATGGTCACGCACATTAACCACGCGCAGGAGATTGACGACGATCTGCGCCACGGCATGCGCATGCTGAAACGTGCCGGGGTAACGCTGCTCAATCAGAGCGTGCTGCTGCGCGGCGTTAACGATAATGCCCCCGCCCTTGCGCAGCTGAGCAATGCGCTGTTTGACGCCGGGATCCTGCCTTATTACCTGCACGTGCTGGATAAAGTGCAGGGTGCCGCGCACTTTTATGTCTCCGACGATGAAGCACGCGCCATCATGCGCCAGCTGCTGAGCATGGTGTCAGGCTATATGGTGCCGAAGCTGGCGCGCGAGATTGGCGGTGAGCCGAGCAAAACGCCGCTCGATTTGCAGCTGCGTCAGGAGTGA